GGTTCATGTTCTGGTTGGGAATAAGCAAGCATTGTCTCCGGTATTATCTGATGCGGTTGTCAATGAAATTAACGGCCCCTTCTTAAAAGTGCAACGCACCGAAGCATTTGTCGCTGTCGATAAAACTTGGGTGCCAGCATCATACCGACTTATTGTTAGCGGAAATAATAACGATGAGGTTTTTGATGCAGCAAAAGCCTTGTCGGTAATGGACGATATGCTTAACCCAGGTGCTCGTACTATCGTGCGCTTTCAAACGCAAATGGATGCAGTAGCGTTGCAACAGACTGCTGCATTGCAACCCGGTGAAAGTTACACCTTTAGCGATATTGGGGTATCTAGCGATCAATTTGTGGATGAAGGGCGCTTTGAGAAAAATGTTTTATTAACGCTACCCGCTGATTTCTTTGTACCTGAAAATGCCAGCGTAGAATTCCTTCTCGATTTTGGCTATGGGGCGGGCATTGGGCCGGGCTCTTCAATGAACGTAAATGTGAACGGTGAACTCGTTCACGGCTTGTATCTTGGCGATGTGAATGGTGAATCTTTTAGGGATTATCAGCTGAAGATCCCAGCACGATTTTTTAAAGGTGGAACGAACAGTATTAGCTTTATCATTACTATGCGCCCGCCCGTTGCAGGGCTTGCATGTAACGATGTGCAAAGCTCTCATTTATTGTTCCAATTTAACAACAGCTCTAGCATACACCTTCCTCAAGCAGGCCATGTAGCCGTTCAGCCTGATCTAGGTTTATTTGGTGATACTGGCTATCCGTTAGCACGTTTTAATTCAGCGCCTAAAAGCCAAATATTTATACCGTCTAACGACTATTTAAACAGTGCATTGACCCTTGCTGGCAAGCTTGCTCAAGTTGCAAAAATTCCTCTGCTGAATCTATCAATCACTAAAGACGCAAATGAAGATAAGGGTTCATTAATTGTATTAGGAAGCCCTGAAACACTAAATAGTTTTGAACAAGATAGTTTTGTCACTGCCATTGGGAATACCAAGCGTTGGCCCTACCGCGCACAAAATATGTTGTACAACCGTGTGAGAGATTTCAGCAACGATAAATCTTACCGCCAAATGCTTACCGAAGGCACTACAGTACAGGAAAGTGATTTGGGCGATAATGCGGTGTTTGTCGCGCAGCGCCACCCCAACGGCACGAATACCGACACCCTATTTTTATTGGTTGCACAAACACCTGAAAAATTGGCCGCGAGAGTGGATGACCTGATTAGTTTATCTCTATGGGGACAAATGGCAGGCGACTTCTTTGTTTGGAATGACAACGAATCACCCTTGTTGGTTATGCAGGTTAACGATAAATATGAAATGGGTGAACCGGATGATGTTTTACTCACTCTTCGTTTGTGGTTGTCTAACAACCCTTGGTATTGGTTAGTCACCTTCATGGTATTAGTATTCTTCGTAAGCTTATTGATTTACTTGTTGCTGCGACGCCGAAACAAAAGAGCACAAGATTCATGGTAGACGGCGGTAGGGGCTGGCGGTTCATTCGACTCGTCGGCCTGTTTGGGCTGCTAGGTATATTGGCGTCATGTAGCAACCCTGAAGAGCGTGAAATACAAGAAGCGTTTCAAGCCTATAAAGCCTTGTTTATCGACAATGGTCGTATCATCGATACGGGTAATGGCGATGTATCTCATAGTGAGGGGCAAGGGTACGGTCTATTGTTCGCGGTTGCTGCTAACGACAGAACCGCTTTTGATAGTATATGGATGTGGACTCACACTGTACTTCAGCGGGACGATAAGCTATTTCATTGGCGCTACCGCCCCTGTGAAAGTAAAAATAAGCAATGTATAGACGACCCAAATAACGCCTCAGATGGCGACCTACTTATTGCTTGGGCACTTCTGCGTGCTGCTGATAAGTGGGGAGAAAAAAGCTATCGGCATGATGCTCAAGTCATCATAACGGCTATCGAAGAAAAGTTGTTTATTGAAACCGAAGCGTTCCTAGTGCTATTGCCAGGAGAGTTCGGTTTTAAGAGTGATGAGAGTAATGATGAGGGCATACAACTTAATTTGTCTTATTGGGTGTTTCCCGCCATTGATGCGATTACTGAGGTTTCGTCTCGGGCACTACGCTGGAAAGCATTACACCGCAGTGGCACTGCGCTTATTTACAAAGCACGTTTTTCTAAACACAAACTGCCCCCAGACTGGTTAAGAGTGAACGAAGGAGCCTTGTCTTTAACCAATACTGTGTCTCAGGAATATGGCTTTAATGCCTGTCGTATACCCCTTCACCTTGCGTGGGCAGGTATAGATGATGCCGCATTTTATTCTGATTTTGAGCGCTGGTGGGACATAGAAAATACACCGGCTACCGTCAATTTACTCACCAATGAAATAGCTGAATATGCGATGACACCAGGGATGAAAGCCGTTGAGTCTGCGGTAAAACATATTATTGATGGTAGTCCACTGTCACTTCCAGCGATTGACAGAAATATGGATTATTATTCGGCGAGTTTAACCTTGCTCTCTATGGTTGCTGTTATGGATGCCAAGTCTTAATGTCATCACAATTTTATTGCAAAAAGCGCCCCACAACATTTTTTTTAGCGGTGCTATCGGCCGGTATTGTGGGCTCGTTGTTAGGCGGCGCCCAAGTCAGCGCACAAGTTAGCGCAGAAGCCTCTACTACGTTTAAAGAGCAGCAAGATAAACCGCTACAAGTAGCCGAATATGGCAAACCTGATGTTACGGGGTTGTGGTATCACATCAACCAAAAGCAAACACAACTGGCAAACCGAGAATTAGGAAGGCTTAAAAGTGCGTTTCCGCAATGGGTAGTACCTAGCGACGTTGAAACAGCATTGTATCAATTAAACAATCCTTCCAAGTCCTCTGATGTTGTTACAAATCAGAAAGCTTTAGAACAGTCTGCTTCAAATCGGGCTGCTTCAAATCAGGCTGCGTCGAATCCGGCAACATCAAATGCGCCTTCGCAAAACACGGTGGCGAAAGACGCCCCACTTCAAAAATTTGCGCAAAAAACATCAGCGCAACGTGTGCTTATTAGCGCACGTGAGCTTAACCAGTTATCAATGTTAGCTGACAGCCTAGCACGTTACGATTATCACATGTTATTGGGGTGGGCTGCTCTAGACAAAGGCATGCTTAGCGATGCTCAGCATCATTTCGAGCGCGCAGAAGCCTTACATGAAACCGTAGTGCAGAAAAAAGGCGTAGTTGATGGTAAGCGTGCCATTGTGAATGCGCGAATTCAGCAACTCTTGAGCAACAGCGCTAATACCAACAATAAAGATGACAGCATTACCAAAGACAGCATTACCAAAAAAAGCGCAGCGCAGCTCAAGTCGATGTTGTTAGGGGGAGATGCTGAGCAGGTGAGTGAAACGCTATTGGGAGAGGCTTGGAAACGCTATGACGCCGAGCGCTATCACGCTGCTTATGATTTATTTGAACTGTTAGAAAATCATGAAGGGGTGTGGCTGAGTCTGCGAGGGCAGGGGAAAAATGCCCAGGCGGGCTCTTACGCATGCGAACAAGCAAGCTCGCAAAAATTCCTCACTCG
The nucleotide sequence above comes from Alteromonas naphthalenivorans. Encoded proteins:
- a CDS encoding cellulose synthase BcsB subunit — encoded protein: MIKPYFLLMFSLFFSVSIMAETQTFRLSDFYAGDSIARLEGKSSSVDIAIPLSAISDISKASLRIEIVSSQALVEKRSQMYVRFNNATIGQIAYSPNQPTIISTIDIPSQLWREGFNNLTLAVSQHYAMQCVNGSAPELWSEVNLYTSSLTVDADIDVDNFGIKDLSGFFSAGIGGQRSVQLLTAEDADSEIIEKTLPLVAQALALRNQYQPLSIMHTPIPQGYVLPKVTQQDEEFWSENRIGAYEKTAWYLAEDKTREVHVLVGNKQALSPVLSDAVVNEINGPFLKVQRTEAFVAVDKTWVPASYRLIVSGNNNDEVFDAAKALSVMDDMLNPGARTIVRFQTQMDAVALQQTAALQPGESYTFSDIGVSSDQFVDEGRFEKNVLLTLPADFFVPENASVEFLLDFGYGAGIGPGSSMNVNVNGELVHGLYLGDVNGESFRDYQLKIPARFFKGGTNSISFIITMRPPVAGLACNDVQSSHLLFQFNNSSSIHLPQAGHVAVQPDLGLFGDTGYPLARFNSAPKSQIFIPSNDYLNSALTLAGKLAQVAKIPLLNLSITKDANEDKGSLIVLGSPETLNSFEQDSFVTAIGNTKRWPYRAQNMLYNRVRDFSNDKSYRQMLTEGTTVQESDLGDNAVFVAQRHPNGTNTDTLFLLVAQTPEKLAARVDDLISLSLWGQMAGDFFVWNDNESPLLVMQVNDKYEMGEPDDVLLTLRLWLSNNPWYWLVTFMVLVFFVSLLIYLLLRRRNKRAQDSW
- a CDS encoding glycosyl hydrolase family 8, with the protein product MVDGGRGWRFIRLVGLFGLLGILASCSNPEEREIQEAFQAYKALFIDNGRIIDTGNGDVSHSEGQGYGLLFAVAANDRTAFDSIWMWTHTVLQRDDKLFHWRYRPCESKNKQCIDDPNNASDGDLLIAWALLRAADKWGEKSYRHDAQVIITAIEEKLFIETEAFLVLLPGEFGFKSDESNDEGIQLNLSYWVFPAIDAITEVSSRALRWKALHRSGTALIYKARFSKHKLPPDWLRVNEGALSLTNTVSQEYGFNACRIPLHLAWAGIDDAAFYSDFERWWDIENTPATVNLLTNEIAEYAMTPGMKAVESAVKHIIDGSPLSLPAIDRNMDYYSASLTLLSMVAVMDAKS